The following are encoded in a window of Acidobacteriota bacterium genomic DNA:
- a CDS encoding IS3 family transposase (programmed frameshift) — protein MKKRFTEAQIVGFLREADAGLPVKDLCRTHGFSEGSYYLWRSKFGGMSVSDAKRLKELEIENGRLKKLLADALLKNEVTREVLRKKLVTAPARREVVRTMVARGLRERHALRVVHMSAAALRYVPRPDPDPSVLGRIVALAHRHRRYGAGMIYLKLRQEGRLVNHKRVERLYAEARLQVRRRRRKKVPLADRQPLARPQAPNEVWSADFVFDRTAEGRVLKGLTIVDDATTEAIAVVPARALGGGSVTRVLETLAITRGLPQVLRTDNGPEFCGRTLLTWAPTRGVTLKLIDPGKPTQNAYIESFNGRFRDECLNEHWFASVAHAQAVIETWRREYDEERPKKGLGGLTPAAYARQLTAATNAAKVTAGL, from the exons ATGAAGAAGCGGTTCACGGAAGCGCAGATCGTGGGCTTCCTGCGGGAGGCCGATGCGGGGCTGCCGGTGAAGGACCTGTGCCGGACGCACGGGTTCTCGGAGGGCAGCTACTACCTCTGGCGGAGCAAGTTCGGCGGCATGAGCGTCTCCGACGCCAAGCGCCTGAAGGAGCTCGAGATCGAAAACGGCCGGCTGAAGAAGCTGCTCGCGGACGCCCTGTTGAAAAACGAGGTGACCCGTGAGGTGCTGCGAAAAAAGT TGGTGACCGCACCGGCTCGACGCGAGGTGGTGCGGACGATGGTGGCCCGCGGACTCCGCGAGCGGCACGCGCTGCGCGTCGTGCACATGAGTGCGGCGGCGCTCCGCTACGTGCCGCGGCCCGACCCCGACCCCAGCGTGCTCGGCCGCATCGTCGCGTTGGCGCACCGCCACCGCCGGTATGGCGCCGGGATGATCTACCTGAAGCTGCGGCAGGAGGGCCGCCTGGTCAATCACAAGCGCGTGGAGCGCCTCTACGCGGAGGCGCGGCTGCAGGTGCGACGTCGGCGTCGGAAGAAGGTCCCGCTCGCCGATCGGCAGCCGCTGGCCAGGCCCCAAGCCCCGAACGAGGTCTGGTCAGCCGACTTCGTCTTCGACCGGACCGCTGAGGGCCGCGTGCTGAAGGGCCTGACGATCGTCGACGACGCGACCACGGAAGCGATCGCGGTGGTGCCGGCGCGGGCGCTGGGTGGTGGATCGGTCACCCGCGTGCTCGAGACGCTGGCCATCACCCGCGGCCTCCCGCAGGTGCTGCGGACGGACAACGGCCCGGAGTTCTGCGGGCGCACCTTGCTGACCTGGGCGCCCACGCGCGGCGTCACGCTGAAGCTGATCGATCCGGGCAAGCCCACGCAGAACGCCTACATCGAATCGTTCAACGGGCGCTTCCGCGACGAGTGCCTCAACGAGCACTGGTTTGCCAGCGTGGCCCATGCGCAGGCCGTCATCGAGACCTGGCGACGGGAATACGACGAAGAGCGGCCGAAGAAGGGACTGGGCGGGCTCACACCCGCCGCCTATGCGCGGCAGTTGACGGCGGCGACGAACGCGGCGAAAGTAACCGCCGGACTCTAG
- the cas7u gene encoding type I-U CRISPR-associated protein Cas7 — protein MAVALKVADGFDRRFQPTGFPNLGPALYKAMNNGAPADYLLVESAQSLANWMEALCLDPQKPCRYNADCAGIPYVIVRDTVNKSREDLTSSLTEPHRLASDELVEKAKHNNRPFKTVLESLLDVNKQRPVHLPRIARRLFYLDPACLLHGVFLEKLDGRIRFPRLLSATITAKDAEPVNAGGVMRGYVTVVGEEASIPYTTQHFSSSEIKLHLTFHVDSLKGLGLDEGQETFLASFALYKINRLLGSFPRLRTACVLDPEAGLTIKPNLREAINAAFTPKSRAKTFGGATVDALSATAKGGGFKPLEVLGS, from the coding sequence ATGGCAGTGGCACTCAAGGTTGCCGACGGGTTTGACAGGCGCTTTCAGCCGACCGGCTTTCCGAATCTTGGGCCTGCGCTCTACAAGGCTATGAACAACGGTGCGCCAGCCGACTATCTCCTCGTCGAATCGGCACAATCGCTCGCCAACTGGATGGAGGCTCTCTGTCTCGACCCGCAGAAACCGTGTCGCTACAACGCCGACTGCGCGGGCATCCCGTACGTGATCGTCCGGGACACAGTGAACAAGAGCAGGGAAGACCTGACCAGCTCCCTAACAGAACCCCACCGGTTGGCGTCTGATGAACTCGTCGAGAAAGCCAAGCACAACAACCGGCCGTTCAAGACCGTTCTGGAGAGCCTCCTCGACGTGAACAAGCAACGTCCCGTTCACCTGCCACGAATTGCGAGGCGCCTCTTCTACCTAGATCCTGCCTGCCTGCTTCACGGTGTCTTTCTCGAGAAGCTCGACGGCCGAATCCGGTTTCCGCGTCTGCTCTCGGCAACCATCACGGCCAAGGACGCGGAACCGGTGAACGCGGGCGGAGTCATGCGTGGCTACGTCACCGTAGTCGGAGAGGAAGCTAGTATTCCGTACACTACTCAGCACTTCTCCTCGTCCGAGATCAAGCTGCACCTCACCTTCCACGTCGACTCGTTGAAAGGTTTAGGGCTGGATGAAGGGCAGGAGACGTTCCTCGCCTCGTTCGCGCTGTACAAGATCAACAGGCTCCTCGGTTCGTTCCCTCGGCTGCGCACGGCGTGCGTCCTCGACCCCGAAGCCGGGTTGACGATCAAGCCAAACTTACGCGAAGCCATCAATGCCGCCTTTACGCCTAAGTCCCGGGCAAAGACGTTTGGCGGTGCAACCGTCGACGCCCTCTCCGCGACTGCGAAGGGCGGCGGATTCAAACCACTCGAAGTCCTCGGTTCCTGA
- a CDS encoding winged helix-turn-helix domain-containing protein translates to MPAGTGFSFGPFHLDVRSRRLRRDDMAIDLPARQFDLLATLVVNPGVTLSKDLLTKAAWRDVAVGDNSLVQAISQLRARLDENDDRRYIRTVSGRGYCFVAPVVPTDADGPHAEVDALLAPYRALLEGRAALETLERPRIATAKSTFERLLTRDRRDPRFHVGLANACVLLYESTRAEPAPDTDALRLAVAHAREACRLDPKYGEAWATLGFVLDRAGQPADALAALHFAVDLEPDNWRHLLRLSYGSWGDARLRAGRRTLSVCPRLPMAHLLVATVYVGRGALAAAESEIDAALAAMTSPSSAAAGCSTVAVHWLNGLLLAVRGRDDDAVAAFERELAGESRGHLYARECCANAWYAIGACRLRQGEAAAARAGFEQAIVRLPRHPMARAGLLLAKPGALDAMAAPLEPAASIDVAIARAALRVAHGDVATAVRLVGAALAAAPPGNAGWLVPIDPLLGAQRDLASWAPVLAALHERAM, encoded by the coding sequence ATGCCGGCCGGCACCGGCTTCAGCTTCGGCCCCTTCCATCTCGACGTGCGGTCGCGGCGGCTGCGCCGCGACGACATGGCGATCGATCTGCCAGCCCGCCAATTCGATCTGCTCGCCACGCTCGTCGTCAACCCAGGCGTCACGCTGAGCAAGGACCTGCTCACCAAAGCGGCGTGGCGCGACGTTGCGGTGGGCGACAACAGCCTGGTGCAGGCGATCTCGCAGTTGCGCGCCAGGCTCGACGAGAACGACGACCGCCGCTACATCCGTACCGTGTCGGGCCGCGGGTACTGTTTCGTCGCGCCCGTCGTGCCCACCGACGCCGACGGCCCGCACGCTGAGGTCGACGCACTGCTCGCGCCGTATCGTGCGCTCCTCGAGGGGCGCGCGGCGCTCGAGACCCTCGAGCGGCCGAGGATCGCCACGGCGAAGTCGACGTTCGAACGGCTGCTCACGCGCGACCGCCGCGATCCGCGGTTCCACGTGGGCCTCGCCAACGCCTGCGTGCTGCTCTACGAATCGACGCGTGCCGAGCCCGCACCCGACACGGATGCGCTGCGCCTGGCGGTGGCGCACGCGCGCGAGGCCTGCCGGCTCGACCCGAAGTACGGCGAGGCGTGGGCGACGCTCGGCTTCGTGCTCGACCGCGCGGGCCAGCCGGCCGATGCGCTCGCCGCCCTGCACTTCGCCGTCGACCTCGAACCCGACAATTGGAGACACCTGCTGCGCCTCTCGTACGGCAGTTGGGGCGACGCGCGGCTGCGCGCCGGGCGGCGCACGCTCTCGGTCTGTCCGCGCCTGCCGATGGCGCATCTGCTCGTCGCCACGGTCTACGTCGGCCGTGGCGCGCTCGCCGCGGCCGAATCGGAAATCGACGCGGCGCTCGCGGCGATGACCAGCCCATCGAGCGCCGCCGCGGGGTGCTCGACCGTGGCGGTCCACTGGCTCAACGGCCTCCTTCTCGCCGTGCGCGGACGAGACGACGATGCGGTGGCCGCGTTCGAACGCGAGCTCGCGGGAGAGTCGCGCGGTCATCTCTACGCACGCGAGTGCTGCGCGAACGCGTGGTACGCGATCGGCGCGTGCAGGCTGCGCCAGGGCGAGGCGGCCGCCGCGCGCGCTGGGTTCGAGCAGGCGATCGTGCGCCTGCCTCGGCATCCGATGGCTCGTGCCGGGCTGCTGCTCGCGAAGCCTGGCGCGCTCGACGCCATGGCAGCACCTCTCGAGCCGGCAGCGTCGATCGACGTCGCCATCGCACGAGCCGCGCTCCGCGTTGCACACGGTGACGTCGCCACGGCGGTGCGGCTCGTTGGCGCGGCGCTCGCCGCGGCGCCGCCAGGGAATGCCGGTTGGCTCGTGCCCATCGATCCGCTCCTCGGCGCACAGCGGGATCTCGCGTCCTGGGCGCCCGTGCTGGCGGCGCTGCACGAGCGGGCGATGTAG
- the csx17 gene encoding type I-U CRISPR-associated protein Csx17, which translates to MATLQLHGCAPEPLGDYLKALGVFRLVSEQISAEVRCWWKHGVFHLWLPDNASFRIPAGEAGSSCPVPWDEAARRAWLETFLLEACEFSPFLAPWQKNTAVLPYDRQKKAAKKAKAGEQGKKTIDRDRAAQRALSAVLQHSGPGTSAYRSAIRDFAHEFSLTVSSDMTKWVDELKGIDDPPLFEALNTESEQGRNIGRKSAAQARLIERTRNASDDRRVTTWLDTVGHPKISTNRFRKERQWFSLLGDGAAEGSGGMIMRLYTALADVLSRRSADARQWLATALWGVPGNGNLSYAYSIGLFYPSRKETPNSGQGFESGCRGAAWDVVLLFEGVLLFAGSMARRMNARKATPAFPFYCASSLGGNPAAGATEIEGSPKGISSGEAWCPVWNQPATLRDLTALFSEGRIQVSGHDARLATQFVRALGRHGCDRGIAAFQRYGLLRRSGSFGKKDQTSTLAVPLGLYGVSPDSDLELLNDVLDYEEGVLDASGRWAIVNSDSQPRRIVAARRRLEEAIFDASRVGLQSHRAEDAELTTDLPVRLMKVAVAVAALECECAITDGRIHDREGKMPDRKDGPNVPCAPSLSYDWLRLKHVAPSNPPKLADLWDDGTTEWRLARAVGTICAWGKRSEHSRRPEASAVGPIRENLVRAVRAEQGASWKWEPESGRAVWLRGHDILINCASVLQRRLIDAHAGSGKGLPLFSPYGAGPSELLALWQGEMDDGRLGELLHAFALIRPWRPIKVTTPGVVGDVVFKDGNSNSDNTAFHADSDDQADMTSAWLARLDAAAQLPRAYALLKLCFLGGRLPPRPGQARNGAEPHAPGNLHILDLLMAGRGEEACTAAARRLHEVGYPPLFATSRSFSAGFVLSTADCCRLAGLLLVPITFAADLARLIIRPTREDNDDRSTIAEHATV; encoded by the coding sequence ATGGCGACGCTGCAACTCCACGGATGCGCCCCCGAACCGCTTGGCGACTACCTGAAGGCACTGGGCGTCTTCCGACTTGTCTCCGAACAGATTTCGGCTGAGGTGCGTTGCTGGTGGAAGCACGGCGTCTTTCACTTGTGGCTCCCCGACAACGCCAGCTTCCGCATCCCGGCGGGTGAGGCCGGCTCGTCCTGTCCCGTTCCATGGGACGAAGCAGCACGGCGAGCGTGGCTCGAGACATTCCTACTCGAAGCCTGCGAGTTCAGTCCCTTCCTCGCTCCATGGCAGAAGAACACAGCCGTTTTGCCATACGACAGACAGAAGAAGGCTGCGAAGAAGGCCAAGGCGGGCGAACAGGGCAAGAAGACCATCGACCGAGATAGGGCGGCTCAAAGAGCGTTATCTGCCGTTCTTCAACACTCCGGGCCGGGCACAAGCGCATATCGATCGGCGATTCGAGATTTCGCTCACGAATTCAGTCTCACGGTCTCGAGTGACATGACCAAATGGGTCGACGAGCTGAAGGGCATCGACGATCCACCGTTGTTCGAGGCTTTGAATACCGAAAGCGAACAGGGCCGCAATATCGGGCGAAAGAGCGCAGCTCAGGCTCGACTCATCGAACGCACGCGCAATGCGAGCGACGATCGTCGTGTCACGACGTGGCTGGACACCGTCGGTCACCCCAAAATCTCGACCAACCGTTTCCGCAAGGAGCGCCAATGGTTCTCCTTACTCGGCGACGGAGCGGCGGAGGGCAGCGGCGGAATGATCATGCGGTTGTATACCGCGCTCGCAGACGTCCTGTCCCGCAGGTCGGCTGATGCGCGCCAGTGGCTGGCCACAGCACTCTGGGGCGTCCCTGGAAATGGCAATCTATCCTACGCCTACTCGATCGGACTCTTCTACCCGTCCCGGAAAGAGACTCCCAACAGCGGACAGGGCTTTGAAAGCGGTTGCCGGGGTGCCGCATGGGATGTGGTTCTTCTTTTTGAAGGTGTTCTGCTCTTCGCTGGTAGCATGGCTCGGCGGATGAATGCCCGCAAGGCAACGCCCGCCTTCCCGTTCTATTGCGCATCTTCATTGGGTGGCAACCCAGCAGCCGGCGCGACGGAGATCGAGGGGTCTCCAAAGGGAATCTCTTCCGGGGAGGCCTGGTGTCCTGTCTGGAACCAGCCGGCGACCCTGCGCGACCTCACAGCTCTGTTCTCGGAGGGGCGAATACAGGTGAGCGGGCACGATGCGCGACTCGCTACACAGTTTGTGCGTGCCCTTGGCCGCCATGGTTGCGATCGGGGCATCGCGGCGTTCCAGCGGTACGGTCTGCTACGACGAAGCGGCTCCTTCGGCAAAAAGGATCAGACCTCCACGCTCGCCGTGCCGCTCGGTTTGTACGGCGTCTCGCCCGACTCTGACCTCGAACTGTTGAACGATGTCCTCGACTACGAAGAGGGTGTACTCGATGCGTCCGGCAGGTGGGCTATTGTCAATAGTGATTCCCAGCCGCGCAGAATTGTCGCGGCCCGTCGGCGCCTGGAGGAGGCCATCTTCGACGCATCCCGGGTAGGACTGCAGTCGCACAGGGCGGAGGACGCCGAGCTGACGACCGATTTGCCTGTACGCCTGATGAAGGTCGCGGTCGCGGTCGCGGCGCTAGAGTGCGAGTGCGCGATCACTGATGGTCGAATTCACGATCGCGAAGGCAAGATGCCTGACAGAAAGGACGGCCCAAACGTTCCGTGTGCGCCTTCCTTGTCCTACGATTGGCTCCGCTTGAAACACGTGGCCCCGTCGAATCCCCCGAAGCTTGCGGATTTGTGGGACGACGGTACAACCGAATGGCGCCTGGCGCGCGCAGTCGGTACGATTTGCGCTTGGGGCAAGAGATCGGAGCACTCACGACGGCCCGAGGCGAGTGCCGTGGGACCAATTCGGGAAAACCTCGTTCGGGCTGTCCGCGCAGAGCAGGGAGCGTCTTGGAAGTGGGAGCCCGAGAGTGGACGTGCCGTCTGGTTACGGGGGCACGACATTCTCATCAACTGTGCATCGGTGCTGCAACGCCGGCTGATTGATGCTCACGCAGGCTCCGGCAAGGGCTTGCCCCTTTTTTCTCCTTACGGCGCTGGGCCGAGCGAGTTGCTGGCGCTGTGGCAAGGTGAGATGGACGACGGCCGTCTCGGCGAGCTGCTCCACGCCTTCGCACTGATTCGTCCGTGGCGACCGATCAAGGTCACGACGCCAGGAGTCGTTGGCGACGTGGTCTTCAAAGACGGAAACAGCAACTCGGACAATACGGCTTTCCATGCCGACAGTGACGACCAAGCCGACATGACCAGCGCTTGGCTCGCTCGGTTGGACGCTGCGGCGCAACTGCCACGCGCATACGCGCTGCTGAAACTGTGCTTCCTTGGCGGGCGACTGCCGCCGAGGCCTGGTCAGGCACGCAACGGGGCCGAGCCGCATGCGCCCGGTAACCTTCACATCCTGGATCTGCTGATGGCCGGACGTGGGGAAGAAGCGTGCACCGCCGCCGCCCGCCGCCTGCACGAGGTCGGCTATCCCCCGCTGTTCGCGACGAGCCGGAGCTTCTCCGCCGGGTTCGTGCTTTCAACAGCGGACTGTTGTCGTCTGGCGGGGCTGCTTCTCGTGCCGATTACGTTCGCGGCGGATCTCGCAAGGCTGATCATCAGACCAACCCGAGAGGATAATGATGACCGCTCAACAATCGCCGAACACGCAACCGTCTGA
- the cas1 gene encoding CRISPR-associated endonuclease Cas1, protein MLNEFVYCPRLFYYEWVESVFAHNTDTVEGSLRHGTVDVDTDTLPPPEEVAEGVAGSARSVQLASDDLRLIAKLDLVDVAAGRAIPVDYKKGRPMDADDGPEAWPADRIQIAAQAVILRANGYACDEGVLYYAATKQRVRVRITDEVAADVRRQVDAARALAGAGVIPPPLLDSPKCPRCSLVGICLPDETAVARLRPAEDDTVQPWLIEPARAAAADLPPEVRRLVPSRDDLRPLYVVGQGFSIGKAGETLQIRDRDRKVAQDARLIDVSQVNVFGNVTVSAPAVHALCESEKPIAYFSGGGWFYGLTQGLGIRNAYLRAEQFRRADQPVFCRAVASRITAAKIRNQRTLLQRNHVEPPRPVLERMRALAVAAERAQGLDELLGLEGTAARLYFQHFGGMIKVGNGGVEPLRFEHRNRRPPRDPVNALLSLAYSLLTKDLTIVCTSVGLDPYWGFFHQPRFGRAALALDLMEMFRPLVADSAVLTALNTGMVQANDFVRAGPAVSLTPGGRKGLLRAYEQRMDALVTHPVFDYRVSYRRVLEIQARLLARFICGEIDRYPTFETR, encoded by the coding sequence ATGCTCAACGAGTTCGTCTATTGTCCACGGCTCTTCTACTACGAGTGGGTCGAAAGCGTGTTCGCCCACAACACCGACACCGTCGAAGGCTCGCTGCGGCACGGCACCGTGGATGTCGACACCGACACGCTGCCGCCGCCAGAAGAGGTCGCCGAAGGCGTCGCGGGCTCCGCGAGATCCGTGCAGCTCGCCTCCGACGACCTGCGTCTGATCGCGAAGCTCGATCTCGTGGACGTCGCCGCGGGCCGCGCGATACCGGTCGACTACAAGAAGGGCCGGCCGATGGACGCCGACGATGGGCCGGAGGCCTGGCCGGCGGATCGCATCCAGATCGCCGCGCAGGCCGTGATTCTCAGGGCCAACGGCTACGCCTGCGACGAAGGCGTCCTCTACTACGCGGCGACGAAGCAGCGCGTGCGCGTCCGCATCACGGACGAGGTGGCCGCCGACGTCCGGCGTCAGGTGGACGCGGCCCGCGCGCTCGCCGGCGCGGGCGTGATTCCGCCGCCGCTCCTCGACAGCCCGAAGTGCCCGCGCTGTTCGCTGGTCGGCATCTGCCTACCCGACGAAACCGCGGTGGCCAGGCTGCGGCCGGCCGAAGACGACACCGTGCAGCCCTGGCTGATCGAGCCGGCGCGGGCCGCAGCCGCTGATCTGCCGCCCGAAGTCCGCCGGCTCGTGCCTTCCCGTGACGACCTGCGCCCGCTCTACGTCGTCGGCCAGGGGTTCTCGATCGGCAAGGCTGGCGAGACGTTGCAGATCCGGGATCGGGATCGGAAGGTCGCGCAGGACGCGCGGCTGATCGACGTCAGCCAGGTGAACGTCTTCGGCAACGTCACCGTCAGCGCGCCGGCCGTGCACGCGTTGTGCGAGTCGGAGAAGCCGATCGCGTATTTCTCGGGTGGCGGATGGTTCTACGGCCTCACCCAGGGGCTCGGCATCCGCAATGCGTACCTGCGCGCGGAGCAGTTTCGCCGTGCCGATCAGCCCGTGTTCTGCCGGGCCGTCGCGAGCCGGATCACCGCGGCGAAGATCCGGAATCAGCGCACGCTGCTCCAGCGCAATCACGTCGAGCCGCCGAGGCCGGTGTTGGAGCGCATGAGGGCGCTTGCCGTCGCCGCCGAGCGCGCGCAGGGGCTGGACGAGCTGCTCGGCCTGGAGGGGACGGCGGCGCGCCTCTACTTCCAGCACTTCGGCGGCATGATCAAGGTGGGCAACGGCGGCGTCGAGCCGTTGCGATTCGAGCACCGGAACCGTCGTCCGCCGCGCGATCCGGTGAATGCGCTGCTCTCGCTGGCCTACAGCCTGCTCACCAAGGACCTCACGATCGTCTGCACGAGCGTCGGGCTCGATCCTTACTGGGGGTTCTTCCACCAGCCGCGCTTCGGCCGCGCGGCGCTCGCGCTCGACTTGATGGAGATGTTCCGCCCGCTCGTCGCCGACTCGGCGGTGCTGACGGCGCTCAACACCGGCATGGTGCAGGCGAACGACTTCGTGCGGGCCGGGCCTGCCGTGTCGCTGACGCCGGGGGGCCGGAAGGGGCTGCTGCGCGCGTACGAACAGCGGATGGACGCGCTTGTCACCCATCCCGTGTTCGACTACCGTGTCAGCTACCGCCGCGTGCTCGAAATCCAGGCTCGGCTCCTCGCGCGGTTCATCTGCGGGGAGATCGACCGGTATCCCACGTTCGAGACGCGGTGA
- the cas2 gene encoding CRISPR-associated endonuclease Cas2, with protein MRKTYLVCYDICDDKRLARVYKTMRGFGDRIQYSIFECQLGGMDLARCRHALGEIIDHRKDQVLFVDLGPSDGRGDRVIASLGKAYSLVDAPCIIAG; from the coding sequence ATGCGCAAGACCTACCTGGTCTGCTACGACATCTGCGACGACAAGCGGCTCGCGCGGGTGTACAAGACGATGCGCGGGTTCGGCGATCGGATCCAGTACTCGATCTTCGAGTGCCAGCTCGGCGGCATGGACCTCGCCCGCTGCCGCCATGCGCTCGGCGAGATCATCGACCACCGCAAAGATCAGGTGCTCTTCGTCGACCTCGGCCCTTCGGATGGTCGCGGCGATCGTGTGATCGCATCGCTCGGCAAGGCGTATTCACTCGTCGATGCGCCCTGCATCATCGCGGGATAG